From a single Pleurodeles waltl isolate 20211129_DDA chromosome 8, aPleWal1.hap1.20221129, whole genome shotgun sequence genomic region:
- the LOC138250068 gene encoding uncharacterized protein, with amino-acid sequence MQTLGFCAVQEGNTYVHVNQEQGKKIVPLARIIQWIWYLQDRARVPQVKELSMKLCAPFEFVSTEDKKHVCFTNDSLTEMLFSGTGEGTALYNVCQILKQELREMCHFYADFWFFDDVLATWLVPNWFNYLADVNEKNAEREVFTQNSALVGMAMWVPQKCEKATYRWAEMREMHIPLDLIKTVQHAQKQSVMQAVTEQLGRGKLPEQKWQIDQVLGRVIAANYQGKIEIMLIPRKESDSFIQIGDRMAQLDKNAVNGGLVKKESAPALLTVQEKGSCGAADKNLSTDVWAEAPSDPPEPAENITKGPKNVLLIIKQGKKEEGCSLNEKCYLQEKSYLFLLQILPRFATVPECAVWSPFRCVRVGSGKGPNPQPEPG; translated from the coding sequence atgcagactttaggtttctgcgcagtgcaagaaggaaatacttatgtacatgtaaatcaagaacaaggaaagaaaatagtgcccctagctagaatcatacaatggatctggtacttgcaagacagggctagagtaccacaggtaaaagaattatcaatgaagttgtgtgcaccatttgaattcgtgtctactgaagataaaaagcatgtttgttttactaatgattcattgactgaaatgttgttttctggcacaggagaaggaacagcgttgtataatgtgtgtcagattttaaagcaagagctacgtgagatgtgtcatttttatgctgatttttggttctttgatgatgttttagccacatggcttgtacctaactggttcaattaccttgcagatgttaatgagaaaaatgcagagagagaagtgttcacccagaattctgccttagtggggatggctatgtgggtgccccagaaatgtgaaaaggccacttacaggtgggcagagatgagagagatgcacattcccctagatttgataaaaactgtgcagcacgcacaaaagcaatctgtcatgcaagcagtcacagagcagttggggagaggaaagttgccagaacagaaatggcaaattgatcaggttttagggagagtgattgctgcaaattaccaaggaaaaatcgaaattatgctgatacctagaaaagaatctgattcattcatacaaattggagacagaatggcccaacttgacaaaaatgcagtgaatggaggtttggtaaagaaggagtctgccccagcccttctgacagtgcaagaaaaaggaagctgtggcgcagcagataaaaacctcagtactgatgtgtgggctgaagccccaagtgatcctccagaacctgcagagaatataacaaagggccccaaaaacgtcctgctgattataaaacagggaaagaaagaggaagggtgcagtttaaatgaaaaatgttatttgcaagaaaagtcatacttgtttcttttgcagatcctaccacgtttcgccactgtccctgagtgcgctgtgtggtcccccttccggtgtgtgcgtgtggggtcggggaagggaccgaatccccagcctgaacctggctga